One Citricoccus sp. K5 DNA window includes the following coding sequences:
- a CDS encoding thymidine kinase gives MNHDPDRGRIEVITGPMFAGKTEELMRRVRRATIAGLRVLVVNHALDDRRGASTVSSHAGGRIPARSVNGSADLWRLVDGADGPDRNDGTGGGTLDLLAIDEAQFFGADLVPVAIDLADRGVTVVVSGLCLTFDDQPFEPLPALMASAESVTKLLAVCAVCGADAAFHRRVDGTETAVPVTGEGAGAGVGNSLVAAAEHVGGAEQYQARCRRHR, from the coding sequence ATGAACCACGACCCCGACCGCGGACGTATCGAGGTCATCACCGGTCCGATGTTTGCCGGCAAGACCGAGGAGCTCATGCGCCGGGTCCGGCGGGCCACGATCGCCGGGCTCCGGGTGCTGGTCGTCAACCACGCCCTGGACGACCGGCGCGGTGCGAGCACGGTGTCATCGCACGCAGGCGGCCGGATCCCGGCCCGATCCGTGAACGGCTCGGCGGATCTGTGGAGATTGGTGGACGGAGCCGACGGCCCTGACCGCAATGACGGCACGGGCGGCGGCACCCTCGATCTCCTGGCCATCGACGAGGCCCAGTTCTTCGGAGCGGACCTGGTGCCAGTGGCGATCGATCTGGCGGACCGGGGCGTCACCGTGGTGGTGTCCGGGCTGTGCCTGACCTTCGATGACCAGCCATTCGAGCCTCTGCCCGCGCTCATGGCCTCCGCCGAGTCGGTCACCAAGCTGCTGGCCGTCTGCGCCGTGTGCGGGGCCGATGCGGCCTTCCACCGGCGCGTCGACGGCACCGAGACCGCGGTGCCGGTCACTGGGGAAGGTGCGGGCGCCGGCGTCGGGAACTCCCTGGTGGCCGCTGCCGAGCACGTGGGCGGGGCGGAGCAGTACCAGGCACGGTGCCGCCGGCACCGCTGA
- a CDS encoding GntR family transcriptional regulator: protein MASAELNPSSGLPLYRQIKDILRREIADGTAGPETPMTEALLLKRFEVSLAPIRQALRELATEGYVYRKQGKGTFPVPGSRVHRPADVRLGALHDYLADRGLNPTSTVIGLEWTEPTDRLRSALNLDSGPGPLIDGSITADDRLLHITRLISVDGRPIARPEVHLRVPRGFDPTAAELEEHGSAFTLLERDHGLVLDHAEHDVWATEATAAQAETLAVAVGSPLLAIETLFFAAGGWPVGFRSAVHRADDFKYRFVERR from the coding sequence ATGGCTTCGGCCGAGCTCAACCCTTCCTCCGGCCTCCCTCTTTACCGGCAGATCAAGGACATCCTGAGACGGGAAATCGCTGACGGGACGGCCGGGCCCGAAACCCCCATGACCGAAGCCCTGTTGCTGAAGCGCTTTGAGGTGAGCCTGGCCCCCATTCGTCAGGCGCTCCGGGAGTTGGCCACTGAAGGATACGTCTACCGCAAGCAGGGCAAGGGCACGTTCCCGGTCCCCGGGTCCCGCGTCCACCGGCCCGCCGATGTGCGGCTGGGCGCCCTCCACGACTACCTGGCCGACCGGGGGCTGAATCCCACCTCGACCGTCATCGGCCTGGAATGGACCGAACCGACCGATCGGCTGCGGTCGGCCCTGAACCTGGATTCTGGGCCGGGGCCCCTGATCGACGGATCCATCACGGCGGACGATCGGTTGCTGCACATCACCCGCCTCATCTCGGTGGACGGCCGGCCCATCGCCCGCCCGGAGGTGCACCTGCGGGTTCCCCGGGGCTTCGATCCGACCGCCGCGGAGCTCGAGGAGCACGGCTCGGCCTTCACCCTGCTGGAGCGTGACCACGGCCTCGTCCTGGACCACGCCGAGCACGACGTGTGGGCCACGGAGGCCACCGCCGCCCAGGCCGAGACCCTCGCGGTGGCCGTGGGGAGCCCGCTGCTCGCCATCGAGACCCTTTTCTTCGCCGCTGGCGGCTGGCCGGTCGGCTTCCGCTCGGCCGTGCACCGCGCCGACGACTTCAAGTACCGGTTCGTCGAGCGCCGCTGA
- a CDS encoding phosphotriesterase, translating to MTATPAADRHSAPHAPTVNTVLGPVPAGDLGVVAVHEALLSVLPGAQYSPFISMDRAEIYEALEAKVLAFREAGGGTIVDSTGMFHGRDLTLYEALSKATGVHIVASTGLGPEEELGGYFLTPQTNPPTPWPAEKFEKLFGQEVTEGMVVPRIERRAAAGIVATVADRAGMTATEESLFRGSARAARNTGVPVSIRCGADAVPDLDIVLDEQLGADRVLVGDMDRRPTPGATAEKVTEVATAVAERGAFVGIDHVGLNDSPDYLTDADRATLVLDLVAAGHTDKIILSSNAIGVAKGLPDYDLPYGHVLQTFIPFLKGQGFSDEDARCILVDNPARLLTVR from the coding sequence ATGACGGCAACCCCCGCGGCGGATCGCCACTCCGCACCCCATGCCCCCACTGTCAACACGGTGCTGGGACCGGTTCCGGCAGGGGACCTGGGGGTCGTGGCCGTCCATGAGGCCCTGCTCTCGGTGCTGCCGGGGGCGCAGTACTCGCCGTTCATCTCGATGGACCGCGCGGAGATCTATGAGGCGCTGGAGGCCAAGGTCCTCGCCTTCCGTGAGGCCGGCGGAGGTACCATCGTCGACTCCACCGGGATGTTCCACGGACGGGATCTGACGCTCTACGAAGCCCTCTCCAAGGCCACTGGCGTGCACATCGTCGCCTCGACCGGCCTGGGCCCGGAGGAGGAGCTGGGCGGGTACTTCCTGACCCCGCAGACGAATCCGCCCACCCCGTGGCCGGCGGAGAAGTTCGAGAAGCTCTTCGGCCAGGAGGTCACGGAAGGCATGGTGGTCCCCCGCATCGAGCGCCGCGCGGCTGCCGGAATTGTTGCCACCGTTGCCGACCGGGCAGGCATGACCGCCACCGAGGAGTCCCTGTTCCGCGGCTCCGCCCGCGCGGCCCGGAACACCGGCGTCCCGGTCTCCATCCGCTGTGGTGCCGATGCCGTGCCTGACCTGGATATCGTCCTGGACGAGCAGCTCGGTGCCGACCGGGTGCTCGTGGGAGATATGGACCGCCGGCCCACCCCGGGTGCGACGGCCGAGAAGGTCACCGAGGTCGCCACTGCGGTGGCCGAACGTGGGGCCTTCGTGGGGATCGACCATGTGGGCCTGAACGACAGCCCCGACTACCTCACCGACGCCGATCGCGCCACCCTGGTCCTGGACCTGGTCGCCGCCGGCCACACCGACAAGATCATCCTGTCCTCCAACGCGATCGGCGTCGCCAAGGGCCTTCCGGACTACGACCTGCCCTATGGCCATGTCCTGCAGACGTTCATCCCGTTCCTGAAGGGCCAGGGGTTCAGCGACGAGGACGCCCGGTGCATCCTCGTGGACAACCCCGCCCGGCTGCTCACCGTGCGGTGA
- a CDS encoding phosphotriesterase — protein sequence MTKVNTVLGTIPAAELGIVAIHEHIGYGMPGSELDTQWWKTPEQAYEETVPKLRKFHEYGGRTFVDVTGICNGRDPNYYQSLSAKTGVNIIACTGFVGGDTALPHFSRATVDYLARVFIHEITVGIGNTGAKAGVIKVGVSRGGRMTELDRRIYRAGARAAVASGVPILTHLAIDPEPAVAIFKEEGLDLDRVLFGHADDGLNAPITPHDYIYEQGGRIGFDTFGYDLELPDPPFWGRKRAERVAHFKKLVDRGYTDKLMVGVDANCSPLGWPGVKGHTVNYLFEDMIPDLKAAGIDDQTLHHLLVDSPAEFLGMKN from the coding sequence ATGACCAAAGTGAACACCGTGCTGGGCACCATCCCGGCCGCAGAACTGGGCATCGTGGCCATCCACGAACACATCGGCTACGGCATGCCGGGCTCCGAACTCGACACCCAGTGGTGGAAGACCCCGGAACAGGCCTATGAGGAGACGGTGCCGAAGCTGCGAAAGTTCCATGAGTACGGCGGGCGGACCTTCGTGGACGTCACCGGTATCTGCAACGGTCGCGATCCGAACTACTACCAATCCCTCTCCGCCAAGACCGGCGTGAACATCATCGCCTGCACCGGTTTCGTGGGCGGGGACACCGCCCTGCCCCACTTCTCCCGGGCCACCGTGGACTATCTCGCGAGGGTGTTCATCCACGAGATCACCGTGGGTATCGGCAACACCGGCGCCAAGGCCGGCGTCATCAAGGTCGGCGTGTCACGTGGCGGGAGGATGACCGAGCTGGACCGGCGCATCTACCGCGCCGGGGCGCGCGCCGCCGTCGCGTCCGGCGTGCCGATCCTCACGCACCTGGCCATCGATCCCGAACCTGCCGTGGCCATCTTCAAGGAAGAGGGCCTGGACCTGGACCGCGTCCTGTTCGGCCACGCTGACGACGGTCTCAATGCCCCGATCACCCCTCACGACTACATCTACGAGCAGGGTGGGCGCATTGGCTTCGACACCTTCGGCTACGACCTCGAGCTACCGGACCCACCCTTCTGGGGCCGCAAGCGCGCCGAGCGCGTGGCGCACTTCAAGAAGCTCGTGGACAGGGGCTACACGGACAAGCTGATGGTCGGCGTGGACGCCAACTGCAGCCCGCTGGGCTGGCCCGGTGTCAAGGGCCACACCGTCAACTACCTCTTCGAGGACATGATCCCGGACCTCAAGGCCGCCGGCATCGACGACCAGACCCTCCACCACCTCCTCGTGGACAGCCCCGCCGAATTCCTCGGCATGAAGAACTGA
- a CDS encoding FAD-dependent monooxygenase, with protein MKAEDLQKLNIAIIGGGYAGATAALALHQIGANVTVYEQARQIHEVGAGIGLRPAVIKLFRKLGIYEDIAAVTTASPSHDIFDAQGNLIHSEEWPHLNDDGEDNSTRFIHRGDFIDVLTSLLPEGMLKLNHKAERIEDHGDSTTVTFTNGSEVTANLVIGADGIKSKVRTLFSDHQPVFARCHAYRIVIDAEDAEGLMTDDAFRMYIDKETNGMIYFLPLRHRNQVSFDITVPSEDSSWNPQVTREEVLHSIRNFDDRLKRIVQKLDMDQLNARSAHDIDPVDVWNSRSVALIGDAAHAMLHHQGQGANSAVLDGGILADQLVASATVAEALAAYTAERKEPTQALQRISRASWDPNAITTAFPEKEAIDY; from the coding sequence ATGAAGGCTGAAGACCTCCAGAAGTTGAATATCGCCATCATCGGCGGCGGGTATGCCGGTGCCACCGCCGCGCTGGCCCTGCACCAGATCGGCGCGAACGTCACCGTCTACGAACAGGCCAGGCAGATCCACGAGGTCGGTGCGGGCATCGGTCTGCGCCCGGCCGTCATCAAGCTGTTCCGCAAGCTGGGCATCTACGAGGACATCGCGGCCGTCACCACGGCCTCCCCCTCCCACGACATCTTCGACGCCCAGGGCAACCTGATCCACTCGGAGGAGTGGCCGCACCTCAACGACGACGGCGAGGACAACAGCACCCGCTTCATCCACCGCGGCGACTTCATCGACGTGCTGACCAGCCTGTTGCCCGAGGGCATGCTGAAGCTCAACCACAAGGCCGAGAGGATCGAGGACCACGGGGATTCCACCACCGTGACCTTCACCAATGGCTCCGAGGTCACCGCGAACCTTGTGATCGGCGCCGACGGCATCAAGTCCAAGGTGCGCACCCTGTTCTCGGACCACCAGCCGGTCTTCGCCCGTTGCCACGCCTACCGGATCGTCATCGACGCTGAGGATGCCGAGGGGCTGATGACGGATGACGCCTTCCGGATGTACATCGACAAGGAGACCAACGGCATGATCTACTTCCTGCCGCTGCGCCACCGCAACCAGGTCTCCTTCGACATCACCGTCCCCAGCGAGGACTCCTCCTGGAACCCGCAGGTCACCCGCGAGGAGGTCCTACACTCGATCCGGAACTTCGACGACCGGCTGAAGCGGATCGTGCAGAAGCTGGACATGGACCAGCTGAACGCCCGTTCGGCCCACGACATCGACCCGGTGGACGTGTGGAACTCCAGGTCCGTGGCCCTCATCGGCGACGCCGCGCACGCCATGCTGCACCACCAGGGCCAGGGCGCGAATTCCGCCGTGCTCGACGGCGGCATCCTCGCCGATCAGCTGGTCGCCTCCGCCACGGTGGCCGAGGCCCTCGCCGCCTACACCGCAGAGCGCAAGGAGCCCACCCAGGCCCTGCAGAGGATCTCCCGCGCCTCCTGGGATCCCAACGCCATCACCACCGCCTTCCCCGAGAAGGAAGCCATCGACTACTGA